Within the Borreliella valaisiana VS116 genome, the region GAGGCCGATCTTGTTAAAAGATTAGAAAATATTTCTGGTCTGACAAGAGAAGATGCAAGAAAAATTGTAATTGAAAAGGTTGAGCATGAATCTAAAAGAGATGCTCAAATTATTATTAATAAAAGCGAACAGGAAGCTCAGTTATTAGCAGATAAAGTCGCAAAAGATATTTTAGTATCTACTATGCAGCGTATTGTTACAGAGGTAAGCTCGGAATTTACAGTAGCTTCTGTTGAATTGCCTAATGATGAGATGAAAGGTAGGATTATAGGTAAAGAGGGGCGCAATATTAGAGCTCTTGAGACTTTAATAGGAGCCGATATCATTATTGATGATACTCCTGAAGCTGTTGTTATATCCTGCTTTGATCCAATAAGAAAAGAGCTTGCTAAAAGAACTTTAGAAAGACTTGTTACAGATGGTAGAATTCATCCCGCTAGGATTGAAGAAGTTGTCTATAATGTTACCAATGAAATAAATAACATTATTCAAGAAGAAGGCGAGAAAGTAGTTTTTGATCTTAATATACATGGGCTTGATAAAAGACTTATTAGGGGTCTAGGAAGGCTTTATTTTAGAAGTAGTTATGGACAAAATGTTTTAAGTCATTCTAAAGAAACGGCTATAATAGGGGAAATTTTAGCTAAAGAGATGAAATTAGATCCTATTGTTGTAAAAAGAGCATGTCTTTTGCATGATATTGGTAAAGGGATGGAAAGTATTTCTGATAATAGCGAGGGACATGCCATTACTGGTGCTGAGCTTGCTCAAAGTTGTGGAGAGAGCGAAATTGTTGTTAATGCTATTGCTGCGCATCATAATGAAGTGAAACCTGAGAGTCTTGAGGCTATTGTTGTTCAAATAGCAGATGCCATCTCGGCATCTCGTCCTGGAGCAAGGCGAGAAAGTTTAAATAACTATATAAATAGACTTAAGAGACTTGAAGACATTGCTTATAGTTTTGAAGGTGTTCAAAAATGTTATGCGATTCAAGCTGGTCGTGAAGTTAGAATTATTGTTGACAATGCCTTGGTTAATGATGAAAAATCAATTTTACTTGCAAGAGATATTGCTAAAAAAATAGAAACTGAAATGAGATATCCTGGAAAAATTAAAGTTACAATTATTCGAGAAACCAGAGTTATTGAATATGCAAGATAGCACTATTAAGACTTTGATAATTGGGGATATAATAGGCGAGAGTGGATTAAAAAAAGTTTTTTTTAATCTTAAAAATATTAAAAACAAATATAGAATAGATTTGGTAATTGCTAATGGAGAAAATTCTTCAAATGGCTTTGGAATAACTCCAGAAATAGCAAATAATCTTTTTAGATCGGGTGTTAATGTTATTACTACTGGTAATCATGTGTATTCTAATTACAAGATAAATGACTACCTAAATAAGCAAATGTATATTTTAAGGCCAAATAATTTTTCAGATTTGTTAGATGGGCATGGTTATTGTTTTTTAACTATTAAAGATGAAAAAGTTGCTGTGATTAATGTTCAAGGGGTTTTAAATATGAATTTTATTGTTAAGAATCCTTTTGATAATGCAAAAAAATTGGTTAATATGTTAAGTAATAAGGTTAAAACCATTTTTGTAGATTTTCATGCTGAGAGTAATTATGAAAAAGAAAGTTTTGGATATTTTTTAAATGGTTTTGTAACAGGCGTGGTTGGCACTCATACTCATATTATGACTAAAGATGAAAGAATATTATCAAAAGGTACAGCTTATATTAGTGATGTTGGAATGACAGGGGGATTAAATTCTGTAATAGGATTTAATCCCTATATTTCTCTTAAAGGCTTGCTTGAATATACTCCTTTAAGAGCTGAGGTTGTCGAAGATGACACAATTTTACAAGGAGTTATTATTACTTCTAATTTAAAGACAGGTCGTGCTTTAAAAATTGAAAGAATTCAAAAATAATTTATTAAATATACTTTGTAAAAGGTATCCAGAAAAAACACGAAAAGAATTAATGGTTTTGATTTTAACTGGCAATGTATATGTAAATTCTCATAAAGAAAAAAATCCTAAAATGTTAATAAACAAAACAAGTAAGATAGATTTGGTTGAGAATACTTGTCAAATATTTGTATCAAGGGGAGGTTACAAGCTTTTAGAAGCTCTAAAGGATTTTGAGATCGAAGTTAAAAATAAAATTTGTGTTGATGTTGGTTCTTCAACTGGTGGTTTTACTGATTGTCTGCTACAGTGTGGTGCCAATTTTGTTTATTCAATTGATGTGGGCATTAATCAACTTTCTTATAAATTAAGAATTGATCCAAGAGTTAAAGTTTTAGAGAGAACTAATATTTTTGATGTTACAGAATTTAAAATTGTGCCTAATTTTGCTGTTGTTGATGTTTCTTTCAGATCATCAATAAGTATATGTGTAAATTTAATAGACAAACTTTCTGATAATTTTATTATAGTTTTGATCAAGCCCCAGTTTGAGTTTAAGAGCTTAAATTTGGATATAGAAAATTTTAATGGTATTGTGAATGAAAAGTATTTGAAGATAATTTTGCAAAATGTAATTGAAAAGTTTTATAAAAATAAATTACAAGTTAAAAATATATTGAAGTTAAAAACCAAAGGTAAAAAAGGTAATCAAGAATTTATGTTTTTAGTTGCTAGATCAAGTGTTTTCAATATTGCAAATTCTATGCAATTGCTTCGAAATATTGAATTTTAATATTTGTCCAAAGTTTTTTTATTTAATATTCCTGAGAAATTTAAGTTTAATTCTTCAAGTATTATCGGATTATTTTCTATTGTTAAAATTATTCCAGTAATGCCTTTAATTTCAAGACATGTTAAAATTATTTGAGCGATTTGATTAATTATTCCTTCAATTCCAAAACTATTTTCATAAAATTCTTTAGATAAGTTTATTTTGGCAATTCCTTCGCTTAGGGTTAAGTTTAACAGTTT harbors:
- a CDS encoding TlyA family RNA methyltransferase, whose translation is MKEFKNNLLNILCKRYPEKTRKELMVLILTGNVYVNSHKEKNPKMLINKTSKIDLVENTCQIFVSRGGYKLLEALKDFEIEVKNKICVDVGSSTGGFTDCLLQCGANFVYSIDVGINQLSYKLRIDPRVKVLERTNIFDVTEFKIVPNFAVVDVSFRSSISICVNLIDKLSDNFIIVLIKPQFEFKSLNLDIENFNGIVNEKYLKIILQNVIEKFYKNKLQVKNILKLKTKGKKGNQEFMFLVARSSVFNIANSMQLLRNIEF
- the rny gene encoding ribonuclease Y, with translation MIYIIFSSIFAGFILGFLVRVFLGRLSLLDLEKNLTKVRVESQLEIENERRQIIANAKSQMLKEKNQQDRDIRDRKNEIVNLEKRLLQREETLDKRISALDKQQSRVDFKIKEFEQKEKLIREKEADLVKRLENISGLTREDARKIVIEKVEHESKRDAQIIINKSEQEAQLLADKVAKDILVSTMQRIVTEVSSEFTVASVELPNDEMKGRIIGKEGRNIRALETLIGADIIIDDTPEAVVISCFDPIRKELAKRTLERLVTDGRIHPARIEEVVYNVTNEINNIIQEEGEKVVFDLNIHGLDKRLIRGLGRLYFRSSYGQNVLSHSKETAIIGEILAKEMKLDPIVVKRACLLHDIGKGMESISDNSEGHAITGAELAQSCGESEIVVNAIAAHHNEVKPESLEAIVVQIADAISASRPGARRESLNNYINRLKRLEDIAYSFEGVQKCYAIQAGREVRIIVDNALVNDEKSILLARDIAKKIETEMRYPGKIKVTIIRETRVIEYAR
- a CDS encoding TIGR00282 family metallophosphoesterase, giving the protein MQDSTIKTLIIGDIIGESGLKKVFFNLKNIKNKYRIDLVIANGENSSNGFGITPEIANNLFRSGVNVITTGNHVYSNYKINDYLNKQMYILRPNNFSDLLDGHGYCFLTIKDEKVAVINVQGVLNMNFIVKNPFDNAKKLVNMLSNKVKTIFVDFHAESNYEKESFGYFLNGFVTGVVGTHTHIMTKDERILSKGTAYISDVGMTGGLNSVIGFNPYISLKGLLEYTPLRAEVVEDDTILQGVIITSNLKTGRALKIERIQK